Part of the Zhongshania aliphaticivorans genome, CGTTTAGATTGCCTTGAAAAAGCGATTGAAAATAAAGACGCTGAAACGCTTAGAACAATCGCTCATACCATGAAGGGCGGCGCTGCGGCTTTGGGAGCAGAAAACCTTTCGCAACATTTTCGAGGTCTGGAATTGCGTGGCCGGGATGCAAGCTTTCAGGAAATTGAGCAAGACTTCAGTAATGCAAAGCGTTGCTTTGCGGAGGCGATGAGGCAAATAAGGGGGTG contains:
- a CDS encoding Hpt domain-containing protein, with amino-acid sequence MLTTFSLYNQSTIYTGLPKDDLLMSALNLALLQELREFMEEDVFILVDEFELDTQARLDCLEKAIENKDAETLRTIAHTMKGGAAALGAENLSQHFRGLELRGRDASFQEIEQDFSNAKRCFAEAMRQIRGWLAQPL